From a region of the Acinetobacter calcoaceticus genome:
- the thyA gene encoding thymidylate synthase produces MRAYLDLLQHILDNGGDKGDRTGTGTRSVFGHQMRFDLSKGFPLLTTKKVHFRSIVIELLWFLKGDTNVQYLKDNKVSIWDEWATAEQTARFGRPEHELGPVYGHQWRNFGATKNADGTYNQDGFDQIKWLINEIKTNPNSRRLIISGWNPNEAGQVALPPCHTLFQFFVQDNKLSCQLYQRSADVFLGVPFNIASYALLTHMIAQVCGLGVGDFVWTGGDTHLYVNHFEQAQLQLTREPLPLCQLKLNPEVKDLFDFKFEDVEIVGYESHPAIKAPVAV; encoded by the coding sequence ATGCGTGCATATTTAGACCTTCTACAACATATCCTTGATAATGGCGGTGACAAAGGCGACCGTACAGGCACAGGAACCCGTTCTGTATTTGGTCATCAAATGCGTTTTGATCTCTCTAAAGGTTTTCCTTTACTCACCACAAAAAAAGTTCATTTCCGTTCTATTGTGATTGAGTTACTTTGGTTTTTAAAAGGCGATACCAACGTCCAATATCTAAAAGACAATAAAGTATCGATTTGGGACGAATGGGCAACAGCAGAACAAACTGCCCGTTTTGGCCGTCCAGAGCATGAACTTGGACCTGTCTATGGTCATCAATGGCGTAATTTCGGCGCAACTAAAAATGCTGATGGCACTTATAACCAAGATGGTTTTGACCAAATTAAATGGTTAATTAATGAAATCAAAACCAATCCGAATTCACGTCGTTTAATTATTTCTGGTTGGAACCCGAACGAAGCTGGACAAGTAGCCTTACCGCCTTGTCATACGCTTTTTCAATTTTTCGTACAAGATAACAAGTTGTCATGCCAGCTTTATCAACGTAGTGCAGACGTGTTTTTAGGGGTTCCTTTTAATATTGCCAGTTATGCTCTACTCACTCATATGATTGCTCAAGTGTGCGGCTTAGGAGTCGGTGACTTTGTTTGGACAGGCGGTGATACGCATCTTTATGTCAATCATTTTGAACAAGCACAACTTCAATTGACACGTGAACCTTTACCACTATGCCAATTGAAACTGAATCCAGAAGTAAAAGACTTATTTGATTTCAAATTTGAAGATGTTGAAATTGTAGGTTATGAGTCACACCCTGCAATTAAAGCACCCGTTGCAGTATAA